A DNA window from Luteolibacter luteus contains the following coding sequences:
- a CDS encoding PEP-CTERM sorting domain-containing protein (PEP-CTERM proteins occur, often in large numbers, in the proteomes of bacteria that also encode an exosortase, a predicted intramembrane cysteine proteinase. The presence of a PEP-CTERM domain at a protein's C-terminus predicts cleavage within the sorting domain, followed by covalent anchoring to some some component of the (usually Gram-negative) cell surface. Many PEP-CTERM proteins exhibit an unusual sequence composition that includes large numbers of potential glycosylation sites. Expression of one such protein has been shown restore the ability of a bacterium to form floc, a type of biofilm.): protein MKTPALLAVAALATALPLAAQTPVYTLPGETGGTFTYLTISQQVEYADSAHLAGTDRVLDEAVVTIYSNVARQVTATLSFYSAMEDEVNYEGPLGQPGVLPGALAGYKPSDVPLWTSGPLLFSVDGDGTNNLNLSQLVFSNINTLVPDDVFWSITFESISNYSDGGAFGPKLEDGTALQPTGAETDPSRFYVRGDITDGEWTPVWLTSAAPPTSTLSIQLTAVPEPSGVLLVAGGVVAGLLRRRRCA, encoded by the coding sequence ATGAAGACCCCCGCGCTTCTCGCCGTGGCTGCGCTTGCCACCGCGTTGCCTCTCGCTGCCCAAACTCCAGTCTATACTCTCCCGGGTGAAACCGGCGGCACCTTCACCTATCTGACGATTTCCCAGCAGGTGGAGTATGCGGATTCCGCGCATCTTGCCGGAACCGATCGCGTCTTGGATGAGGCGGTGGTCACGATTTATTCGAACGTGGCGCGCCAAGTGACGGCCACGCTTTCTTTCTATTCCGCGATGGAGGACGAGGTGAACTACGAGGGGCCGCTCGGCCAGCCGGGTGTGCTTCCCGGCGCGCTGGCCGGTTACAAGCCCTCCGATGTGCCGCTCTGGACATCCGGTCCGCTGCTCTTCTCCGTGGATGGAGATGGCACGAACAACCTCAACCTGAGCCAGCTCGTTTTCTCGAACATCAACACGCTGGTTCCGGACGACGTCTTCTGGTCGATCACCTTCGAGAGCATTTCGAACTACAGCGATGGCGGTGCCTTCGGCCCCAAGCTGGAAGACGGCACGGCCCTGCAGCCGACCGGTGCCGAGACGGATCCCAGCCGCTTTTACGTCCGTGGTGACATTACCGATGGGGAGTGGACGCCGGTGTGGCTGACTTCGGCGGCACCGCCGACGAGCACGCTCTCGATCCAGCTGACCGCGGTGCCGGAGCCTTCGGGCGTTCTATTGGTCGCCGGTGGTGTGGTTGCCGGTTTGCTTCGCCGCCGCCGCTGCGCTTGA
- a CDS encoding murein hydrolase activator EnvC family protein, with product MSGHPRKPIVLVLLALLAVLAMPAYAQQKSARVALTDGFDYPVGKPDAAGYYKARGLRLRPPVHFGEDWNGAGGGDSDMGAPVYSIGDGVVTWAYDVHQGWGNVVIIRYGYRDPASGQVRFCDALYGHLRDMMVKVGQIVKRGQQVGTIGNNRGMYAAHLHFEIRHNLNIGMQRESVERDMTNWADPTEFIKRYRRLNRDWGKVAMPLGTYQEYQGFKGL from the coding sequence GTGAGCGGCCACCCGCGGAAACCCATCGTTCTGGTACTCCTCGCCCTGTTGGCGGTACTGGCGATGCCTGCGTACGCGCAGCAGAAGTCGGCCCGGGTCGCCCTGACGGATGGCTTTGACTATCCCGTGGGGAAACCGGATGCCGCCGGCTACTACAAGGCGCGCGGCCTGCGCCTGCGCCCGCCGGTCCACTTCGGCGAGGACTGGAACGGTGCCGGTGGCGGGGATAGCGACATGGGCGCGCCGGTTTACAGCATCGGCGATGGCGTGGTCACCTGGGCGTATGATGTCCACCAAGGCTGGGGAAATGTGGTGATCATCCGCTACGGCTACCGCGATCCGGCTTCGGGCCAAGTCCGCTTCTGCGATGCGCTCTACGGCCACCTGCGCGACATGATGGTGAAGGTCGGCCAGATCGTGAAGCGCGGCCAGCAAGTTGGCACGATCGGTAACAACCGCGGGATGTATGCCGCGCACCTTCATTTCGAGATCCGCCACAATCTGAACATCGGCATGCAGCGCGAGAGCGTGGAGCGCGATATGACCAACTGGGCGGACCCCACCGAATTCATCAAGCGCTACCGCCGTCTCAACCGGGACTGGGGAAAGGTGGCGATGCCACTGGGCACTTATCAGGAGTACCAGGGTTTCAAAGGCCTCTGA
- a CDS encoding GDSL-type esterase/lipase family protein — MPAKKTAAKRPARKATTKRTTAKPSVKKAAARTASTKPATLNAAQQAEYEACSNAGFKDRKKAPVMMAAEGRTALRQFVVVAEGDSWFDYKPAFLGGKDLLGHLQSSGRINVYRVSKAGDTMENMVYGTDTSGKGTGMKPALPPQLEKTLKAILDKNADAFFFSGGGNDLAGVELASYLNHKTWGQPVIRKETLDFIFGIYFAKALKDLISAVRKVKPGLPIFLHGYDYAVPDGRDVSFLGFNFSGPWLKPALVQKRRTDPAEGIEIMVKVLDAFNAALKKVAADHSKVYYIDLRKTLRNGANYKDDWANELHPTSNGFQRLAKKIEAVMLEKLP, encoded by the coding sequence ATGCCCGCAAAAAAGACAGCCGCCAAACGTCCGGCCCGAAAAGCCACGACCAAGCGGACCACGGCGAAGCCTTCCGTAAAGAAAGCTGCCGCTAGGACCGCCTCGACCAAACCCGCCACGCTCAATGCGGCCCAGCAGGCCGAATACGAGGCTTGTTCCAATGCCGGCTTCAAGGACCGCAAGAAGGCGCCCGTGATGATGGCCGCGGAGGGGCGCACGGCGCTGCGGCAATTTGTCGTGGTTGCCGAAGGTGATTCCTGGTTCGACTATAAGCCGGCCTTCCTCGGAGGAAAAGACCTTCTCGGACATTTGCAAAGCTCGGGCCGGATCAATGTCTATCGCGTCAGCAAGGCGGGAGATACCATGGAGAACATGGTCTACGGCACCGATACCTCGGGCAAGGGGACCGGCATGAAGCCGGCTTTGCCTCCACAGCTCGAAAAGACCTTAAAGGCTATTCTGGACAAGAATGCGGACGCCTTCTTCTTCTCCGGTGGGGGCAACGACCTCGCCGGAGTGGAACTGGCGAGCTATCTCAATCACAAGACATGGGGACAGCCTGTGATCCGGAAGGAAACCCTCGATTTTATCTTTGGCATCTATTTCGCGAAGGCCCTCAAGGATCTCATCAGCGCCGTACGCAAGGTAAAGCCGGGCCTCCCGATCTTCCTTCATGGTTATGACTATGCTGTGCCGGACGGTCGTGACGTGAGTTTCCTTGGCTTCAACTTCTCAGGGCCGTGGCTGAAACCGGCCTTGGTCCAGAAGCGGCGTACGGACCCTGCCGAAGGTATCGAAATCATGGTGAAGGTGCTCGACGCCTTCAACGCCGCGCTGAAGAAGGTCGCCGCGGACCATTCGAAGGTCTACTACATCGATCTGCGGAAAACCCTGCGCAATGGGGCAAACTACAAAGACGATTGGGCGAACGAACTCCACCCGACCTCGAACGGTTTCCAACGCTTGGCCAAGAAAATTGAAGCCGTGATGTTGGAGAAGCTCCCTTGA
- the ileS gene encoding isoleucine--tRNA ligase, translated as MSTESQYKDTLLLPQTSFPMRGDLVDNEPKRLAIWEKQGLYQRILERRRAQKAPTFILHDGPPFANGDVHMGTALNKVLKDLVVKSKTMAGFTAPFVPGWDCHGLPIEFKVVKQATGLEPAEIRRRCTEFAEKFIDIQRGSFRRLGVFGDWENPYLTMAPGYEAEILRVFAKLVESGAVYQSKKPVQWSYGAHTALAEAEVEYQDKESPAIFVKFPLTPESSSKLGIGNASIAIWTTTPWTLPANLGVAVHPEFTYEVCQFEGSNRREILIVVKELVAELETKSGMRRTSVLKTVKGRELEHLEARHPFLDRTSKIILGQFVTTDTGTGAVHIAPGHGADDYVVGQQYGLGVLSPVDDDGNFTAEVGLPDLVGKHVFKSNEPIVELLEEKGVLLAREVYRHSYPHCWRSKTPIIFRAVEQFFISLENLRGKALDAIDKVEWLPAWGRNRIYGTVESRPDWCISRQRTWGVPLPVFFDADNKAILSSEIACKVADMVEEHGTNIWFELSDEELIAKLGLPAGVKKCRDTLDVWIDSGCSHVAVLEKHPELHAPADLYLEATDQHRGWFQSSLMMSVAWRDAAPYKAVLTHGFVVDKDKKGKLSKSEGSSGKPIDAAFFYNKYGADIVRLWVSSVDWQSEVPFGEDLFKQVAEPYRRLRNTLRILLGNLDGFDPEMDRVAASHMPVLDQWILERLNAVVAECRKAYDQYEFRKVFNSLNQFCSTDLSAIYIDATKDRMYCDARNSVRRRASQTAMYDVFNALAKLLAPILAYTADEAWEHANFTEGSIHEQDFPEPDSAFASGVATAKVNRLLEIKRTVQTAIEEQIQAKSFAKNNEAAVTLVVPEKEAVYDLLRDRQFATEFFIIADLDVSAGPALSAKAAKTKHHMCPRCRRYEPLGESGVCARCESVVQTVSHA; from the coding sequence ATGAGCACTGAATCCCAATATAAAGACACGCTGCTGCTTCCGCAGACGAGTTTCCCCATGCGCGGGGACCTCGTCGACAACGAGCCGAAGCGTCTCGCGATTTGGGAGAAGCAGGGCCTCTATCAACGCATTCTCGAGCGCCGCCGTGCCCAGAAGGCGCCGACCTTCATCCTTCATGACGGCCCGCCCTTCGCGAATGGCGACGTGCACATGGGCACCGCACTGAACAAGGTGCTCAAGGACCTGGTGGTGAAGTCGAAGACGATGGCCGGGTTCACCGCGCCCTTCGTCCCGGGTTGGGACTGCCATGGCCTGCCGATCGAGTTCAAGGTGGTGAAGCAGGCGACCGGCCTGGAGCCTGCCGAAATCCGCCGCCGTTGCACCGAGTTCGCGGAGAAGTTCATCGATATCCAGCGCGGTTCGTTCCGCCGTCTTGGCGTCTTCGGCGATTGGGAGAATCCCTACCTGACCATGGCCCCCGGCTATGAGGCGGAGATCCTGCGCGTCTTCGCGAAGCTCGTGGAGAGCGGTGCGGTCTATCAATCGAAGAAGCCGGTCCAGTGGTCCTACGGTGCCCATACCGCCTTGGCCGAGGCCGAGGTGGAGTATCAGGACAAGGAAAGCCCGGCGATCTTCGTGAAGTTCCCGCTGACGCCGGAGTCTTCCTCGAAGCTGGGCATCGGCAATGCGTCGATCGCGATCTGGACGACCACCCCGTGGACGCTGCCTGCCAACCTTGGCGTGGCGGTGCACCCGGAGTTCACCTACGAAGTCTGCCAGTTCGAAGGCAGCAACCGCCGGGAAATCCTGATCGTGGTGAAGGAACTCGTCGCCGAACTGGAGACGAAGTCCGGGATGCGTCGTACTTCCGTGCTGAAGACGGTGAAGGGCCGCGAGCTCGAACACCTCGAGGCGCGCCATCCTTTCCTCGACCGCACCTCGAAGATTATCCTCGGCCAGTTCGTCACCACGGACACCGGTACCGGCGCGGTTCACATCGCCCCCGGCCACGGTGCGGATGACTACGTCGTGGGCCAGCAATATGGCCTGGGCGTGCTTTCGCCGGTGGATGACGATGGCAATTTCACCGCCGAGGTCGGCCTGCCGGACCTCGTGGGCAAGCACGTCTTCAAATCGAACGAGCCGATCGTCGAGCTGCTTGAAGAGAAGGGCGTGCTGCTGGCCCGTGAAGTCTATCGCCACAGCTACCCTCACTGCTGGCGCTCGAAGACGCCAATCATCTTCCGTGCGGTGGAGCAGTTCTTCATCTCGCTGGAAAACCTGCGGGGCAAGGCGCTGGATGCCATCGACAAGGTCGAGTGGCTACCTGCGTGGGGCCGGAACCGCATCTACGGGACCGTCGAGTCCCGCCCGGACTGGTGCATCTCCCGCCAGCGCACCTGGGGCGTGCCGCTGCCGGTATTCTTCGATGCCGACAACAAGGCGATCCTTTCCTCCGAGATCGCCTGCAAGGTGGCCGACATGGTGGAAGAGCACGGCACCAACATCTGGTTCGAACTTTCCGATGAAGAACTCATCGCGAAGCTCGGCCTGCCTGCAGGCGTGAAGAAGTGCCGCGACACGCTGGACGTGTGGATCGACTCCGGTTGCTCGCATGTGGCCGTGCTCGAGAAGCATCCCGAGCTGCACGCGCCTGCCGATCTTTACCTCGAAGCGACCGACCAGCACCGCGGGTGGTTCCAGAGCTCGCTCATGATGAGCGTGGCCTGGCGTGACGCCGCGCCTTACAAGGCCGTGCTGACCCACGGTTTCGTGGTGGACAAGGACAAGAAGGGCAAGCTCTCCAAGTCCGAAGGCAGCTCGGGCAAGCCGATCGACGCCGCCTTCTTCTATAACAAGTACGGCGCGGACATCGTGCGTCTGTGGGTATCCTCGGTGGACTGGCAGAGCGAAGTGCCTTTCGGCGAAGACCTCTTCAAGCAGGTGGCCGAGCCGTATCGCCGGCTGCGCAACACCCTGCGCATCCTGCTGGGCAACCTCGACGGCTTCGATCCGGAGATGGATCGCGTGGCGGCGAGTCACATGCCGGTGCTCGACCAATGGATCCTGGAGCGTCTCAATGCCGTGGTGGCCGAGTGCCGCAAGGCCTACGACCAGTATGAATTCCGCAAGGTCTTCAACTCGCTCAACCAGTTCTGTTCGACCGACCTTTCCGCGATCTACATCGATGCGACGAAGGACCGGATGTATTGCGACGCGAGGAACTCGGTGCGCCGTCGTGCGAGCCAGACCGCGATGTACGATGTCTTCAACGCGCTGGCAAAGCTGCTTGCGCCGATCCTTGCTTACACTGCGGATGAGGCATGGGAGCATGCGAACTTCACCGAAGGCAGTATCCATGAACAGGACTTCCCCGAGCCGGATTCGGCATTTGCCTCCGGTGTGGCCACGGCGAAGGTGAACCGCCTGCTGGAAATCAAGCGCACGGTGCAGACCGCGATCGAGGAGCAGATCCAAGCGAAGTCCTTTGCGAAGAACAACGAGGCCGCCGTCACCCTGGTGGTCCCGGAGAAGGAGGCGGTGTACGACCTGCTGCGCGATCGCCAGTTCGCGACGGAGTTCTTCATCATCGCCGATCTGGACGTGTCTGCCGGTCCGGCGCTTTCCGCGAAGGCGGCGAAGACGAAGCACCACATGTGTCCGCGTTGCCGGCGTTACGAGCCGCTCGGCGAGTCCGGCGTCTGTGCCCGCTGCGAGTCCGTGGTCCAGACCGTTTCCCACGCCTGA
- a CDS encoding S8 family peptidase has translation MAEDLTSYVLLPMRGLRVDPSGASASLSQLFHHLRAGVKKVDLKSLTKPGGAEAALRSLSLPTLRLPDDTIRAASDLAMRCLDAVSENGAKLVQLSEEAAQALRRSQPGMRLAPVLYYRTAEAPLPRVEVQARTSAAGPAVKAKITVLSKDGKSPFTGLRVIAFTDFAGRAGEEAFTNSNGEAKFSSLKTGEKIERLYVEPPASGYHGGFKKGLILKADNLVSLLPIDFSLADGVRHYYGGQAKSSDGEGVKIAVVDTGIDRNHPDLIVKAGACTVTGEDPKEWGPLGGPHGTHVAGIIGGRGKVKGVAPASEILSYRVFRQQPGVPSANFAISKAIDQAVQAGCHLINLSLKHDSEPGDPPLIDDVIRAALEDARDQGVVVIAATGNDGRQRVSFPALDAASIAVSALGRKGTYPAGSQGPADEMAPYSKDKKTFVAAFSNIGPEVDVIAPGVEIISTVPGGYAPMSGTSMATPAVTGLAARLLSRNPSIRDMDAGPERADAITRMVLASCQSLGFRAQFQGDGIPL, from the coding sequence ATGGCGGAAGACCTAACCTCCTATGTCTTGCTTCCGATGCGTGGCCTCCGTGTGGACCCGAGCGGTGCCTCGGCGTCTCTTTCGCAACTTTTCCATCACCTCCGGGCCGGAGTGAAGAAGGTCGATCTGAAAAGCCTGACGAAACCGGGAGGGGCGGAAGCGGCCTTGAGGAGTCTTTCGCTGCCGACGCTGCGGCTTCCGGATGACACCATCAGGGCGGCGAGCGATCTCGCGATGCGCTGTCTGGATGCGGTGAGCGAAAACGGGGCGAAGCTCGTCCAGCTTTCGGAAGAAGCGGCGCAGGCTCTCAGGCGCTCGCAGCCGGGGATGCGTCTGGCGCCAGTCCTCTACTATCGGACGGCGGAGGCCCCTTTGCCGCGGGTGGAGGTCCAAGCGAGAACTTCGGCTGCGGGTCCGGCAGTGAAAGCGAAAATCACGGTGCTCTCAAAGGACGGGAAGAGTCCCTTCACGGGGCTTCGGGTCATCGCATTCACCGACTTCGCGGGCCGTGCGGGAGAGGAGGCCTTCACCAATTCGAATGGGGAAGCAAAGTTTTCCAGCCTCAAGACAGGGGAAAAAATAGAACGGTTGTACGTCGAGCCGCCGGCGAGCGGGTATCACGGCGGATTCAAGAAAGGGCTGATCCTGAAAGCGGACAATCTTGTCTCCCTTCTCCCCATTGATTTCTCCCTGGCCGATGGGGTTCGCCACTATTACGGCGGCCAAGCAAAGAGCTCCGATGGCGAAGGAGTGAAGATCGCGGTCGTCGATACCGGCATCGATCGCAATCATCCCGATCTGATTGTGAAGGCGGGTGCCTGTACGGTTACGGGTGAGGATCCGAAGGAATGGGGTCCCTTGGGAGGCCCGCATGGCACCCATGTGGCGGGGATCATCGGAGGCCGCGGAAAGGTGAAGGGGGTCGCGCCGGCTTCCGAGATTTTGAGCTACCGGGTTTTTCGGCAACAACCAGGAGTGCCTTCGGCGAATTTCGCGATCTCCAAGGCGATCGACCAAGCCGTGCAAGCCGGATGCCACTTGATCAACCTGAGCTTGAAGCATGATTCCGAACCGGGAGACCCGCCCCTGATCGACGATGTGATCCGGGCCGCCTTGGAAGACGCGCGCGATCAAGGGGTGGTGGTGATCGCAGCGACGGGTAACGACGGTCGGCAACGGGTTTCGTTCCCGGCGTTGGACGCGGCTTCGATCGCGGTCTCGGCTTTGGGAAGGAAAGGGACCTATCCGGCCGGGAGCCAAGGTCCGGCGGATGAGATGGCACCCTATAGCAAGGATAAGAAAACCTTCGTCGCGGCTTTTTCAAACATCGGGCCGGAAGTGGATGTCATCGCTCCGGGTGTGGAGATCATTTCGACGGTTCCCGGGGGCTACGCCCCGATGAGCGGCACCTCCATGGCGACGCCCGCTGTAACCGGCTTGGCCGCGCGCTTGCTGTCCCGCAATCCCTCGATCCGCGACATGGACGCAGGGCCGGAACGGGCCGACGCAATCACCCGGATGGTCCTTGCCAGTTGCCAGAGCCTTGGTTTCAGGGCACAATTCCAAGGAGATGGAATCCCGCTCTGA
- a CDS encoding undecaprenyl-diphosphate phosphatase, which produces MNWWQALVLGVIEGVTEYLPVSSTGHLIVAQKMMGVGTSADPFEAVKATEAANCFAICIQCGAIAAVLGLYWPRVRQMILGLLGKDQEGLKLIFALICGFLPAAVIGILANDWIEAKLFHFKWVALAWMVGGVAILGVDRWMKKGGGSKGVELAQITLKMALIIGFAQCIAMWPGTSRSLMTILGGLLVGLRLSAAVEFSFLLGLVTLGAATAKKAVWPVDLAEKWAAIPGYEAQTALHEVAGKYDTKLGGALLMWDTYGAVPLIIGVVAATVSAAVAVKWMVGYLNRRGLGVFGWYRIAIGIAAAVMVATNFLGLGAA; this is translated from the coding sequence ATGAATTGGTGGCAAGCGCTTGTTCTCGGAGTGATCGAAGGGGTCACCGAATATCTCCCCGTCAGCTCCACTGGTCACCTGATCGTTGCCCAGAAGATGATGGGAGTCGGCACGTCGGCGGATCCATTTGAAGCTGTCAAAGCGACCGAGGCGGCAAACTGCTTCGCGATCTGTATCCAGTGCGGGGCGATTGCCGCCGTGCTGGGTCTCTATTGGCCGCGTGTCCGCCAAATGATCCTGGGCCTGCTGGGGAAGGATCAGGAGGGCCTGAAGCTGATCTTCGCGCTGATCTGTGGATTCCTGCCAGCCGCGGTGATCGGGATTCTGGCGAATGACTGGATCGAGGCGAAACTCTTTCATTTCAAGTGGGTGGCCCTCGCCTGGATGGTGGGTGGCGTGGCGATCCTCGGGGTCGACCGCTGGATGAAGAAGGGGGGCGGATCGAAGGGGGTCGAGCTTGCCCAGATCACCCTGAAAATGGCGCTGATCATCGGCTTCGCCCAATGCATCGCGATGTGGCCGGGTACATCCCGGAGCTTGATGACGATTCTTGGCGGCCTGCTGGTGGGGCTCCGGCTGAGTGCTGCGGTCGAATTTTCCTTCCTGCTCGGGCTGGTGACCCTCGGTGCGGCCACCGCGAAAAAGGCGGTCTGGCCGGTGGATTTGGCCGAGAAGTGGGCCGCGATCCCGGGGTATGAGGCGCAGACGGCTCTCCACGAGGTGGCCGGGAAGTATGATACCAAGCTGGGCGGAGCCCTCCTGATGTGGGATACTTACGGCGCGGTGCCCCTGATCATCGGGGTAGTGGCGGCCACGGTTTCGGCAGCAGTCGCTGTAAAATGGATGGTTGGCTACCTGAACCGGCGCGGTTTGGGCGTCTTCGGCTGGTATCGGATCGCCATCGGGATTGCCGCTGCGGTGATGGTGGCGACGAATTTCCTGGGTCTCGGGGCTGCCTGA
- a CDS encoding 3-keto-disaccharide hydrolase: MSPSLSAAIILVCHSLTLQAAEFQPLFPKDGVPEGWSVRKWDDVKNPADPGVVWKVKDGVLYGSDPRGTWLMSDKEYGDFVLEYEWKLGEQGNSGCGLRFPAAGDPAFDGIELQMADVRYNPQAKESELTGGLYRAVAPKKQVYKPTEWNSYKITLKGSKVTVVLNGETILDLDLDEQKETVKRHDGTDAKPLAERPRKGRIGFQELSRGGSFVEIRNARIMELE, translated from the coding sequence ATGTCTCCTTCTTTATCTGCGGCGATAATTCTGGTTTGCCACTCGCTCACCCTGCAGGCAGCGGAATTCCAGCCGCTCTTCCCGAAAGACGGCGTTCCCGAGGGTTGGAGCGTCCGGAAATGGGACGATGTGAAGAACCCCGCGGATCCCGGCGTGGTCTGGAAGGTGAAGGACGGCGTCCTCTACGGCAGTGATCCCCGCGGCACTTGGCTAATGAGCGACAAAGAATACGGCGACTTCGTCCTGGAATACGAATGGAAGCTCGGGGAGCAGGGAAACAGCGGCTGCGGCCTACGTTTCCCGGCGGCGGGAGATCCCGCCTTCGATGGCATCGAGCTCCAGATGGCGGATGTCCGCTACAATCCCCAAGCCAAGGAGTCCGAACTCACCGGCGGTCTCTACCGGGCAGTGGCTCCGAAGAAACAAGTCTACAAGCCCACCGAGTGGAATAGCTACAAGATCACCCTCAAGGGATCCAAAGTGACCGTGGTCTTGAACGGCGAGACGATCCTCGACCTCGATCTGGATGAGCAGAAGGAAACCGTGAAACGCCACGATGGAACCGATGCCAAGCCCCTGGCCGAGCGCCCGCGGAAAGGCCGCATTGGTTTTCAGGAACTAAGCCGCGGCGGAAGCTTCGTGGAGATCCGGAACGCACGGATCATGGAGCTGGAATAG
- a CDS encoding signal peptidase II, with translation MAVAETSKDMETALEPGKKEVRFITLFLSIVLPLYILDQVTKFWIVKRFPPSWLDEDPREHIAVIDGYFNLVRVHNQGVAFGFGNGSDWAPVVFLVVPLIALTLITIGWRKNFFVGTWGKVAASLLLCGILGNLTDRLVQGSLLEEMKGASFWDRLKAGYVVDFLDFTIPVFNYQWPSFNVADSCICIAAALLFFTGLKADMKQAKGS, from the coding sequence ATGGCCGTAGCCGAGACATCGAAGGATATGGAAACCGCGTTGGAACCGGGGAAGAAGGAGGTCCGTTTTATCACCCTCTTCCTGTCGATCGTCCTGCCGCTCTACATCCTCGATCAAGTCACCAAGTTTTGGATCGTGAAGCGGTTCCCGCCCTCTTGGCTGGATGAGGACCCGCGCGAGCATATCGCGGTGATTGATGGTTACTTCAATCTTGTCCGAGTTCACAATCAGGGTGTGGCCTTCGGCTTCGGAAATGGCAGCGATTGGGCACCGGTGGTGTTTCTGGTCGTGCCCCTGATCGCGCTCACTCTGATCACCATCGGCTGGCGGAAGAATTTCTTCGTCGGCACTTGGGGCAAGGTGGCTGCTTCCTTGCTGCTCTGCGGGATCCTCGGCAACCTGACCGACCGTTTGGTGCAGGGCTCCTTGTTGGAGGAGATGAAGGGCGCGTCTTTTTGGGACCGCCTGAAGGCCGGGTATGTCGTCGATTTCCTCGACTTCACCATTCCGGTGTTCAACTACCAATGGCCCTCGTTCAACGTGGCCGACTCCTGCATCTGCATCGCGGCGGCGCTATTGTTCTTCACGGGACTGAAGGCGGACATGAAGCAGGCGAAAGGGTCCTGA
- a CDS encoding DUF2062 domain-containing protein codes for MKRKYLWMVRRAYRALRHPKLRHREWWKKLTVPLMQRELWKPCRDTVAGGLAIGLFFGMIPLIPQTLVAAIAAMKFRVNVPFAVAATWLSNPITNVGIWWLQLWIGNRLQDFLKISAPEMLGTLVIPGLGTVNAATFMLGATVSGIVFGMLAFPLVHLFSAVMPHHLPRLPKRNGVRIIPAVSRRSSES; via the coding sequence ATGAAGCGGAAGTACCTTTGGATGGTAAGGCGCGCCTATCGGGCACTGCGCCATCCAAAGCTGCGGCACCGTGAATGGTGGAAAAAACTCACCGTTCCCCTGATGCAGCGCGAGTTATGGAAGCCCTGCCGCGATACGGTGGCGGGCGGTCTCGCGATCGGGCTCTTCTTCGGGATGATCCCGTTGATTCCGCAAACGCTCGTCGCGGCCATCGCGGCGATGAAGTTCCGCGTGAATGTGCCCTTCGCCGTCGCCGCGACCTGGCTGAGCAATCCGATCACCAATGTCGGGATCTGGTGGCTTCAGCTGTGGATCGGCAACCGCCTCCAGGATTTCCTGAAGATTTCCGCACCTGAAATGCTCGGCACGCTGGTGATTCCCGGCCTCGGCACCGTGAATGCAGCGACCTTCATGCTCGGTGCCACGGTCTCCGGGATCGTTTTCGGGATGCTGGCATTCCCGCTGGTGCATCTCTTCTCCGCCGTCATGCCGCATCACCTTCCGAGGCTGCCGAAGCGGAATGGGGTCCGCATTATCCCTGCGGTTTCCCGCCGAAGCTCCGAGAGCTGA
- a CDS encoding thermonuclease family protein, translating to MAARRYGRRKTWQLVAILIASAIVWFLDPQRRGAPPKARPVPNAEVPAAHANGYETFTGCQWVDHRQNDGDSFRVKLPDGRIEQFRLYYVDSPESEFRSYRGGETNRERIHEQAKVFGIDDEQAVEIGKRAKKLTHDLLSRGSFTIQTKWEDPFGDRRYHAFVIPSSGPLLEETLVREGLVRIHTKGAPMPDGTPVKERLKTLRSLEDEAKRAKRGAWGL from the coding sequence ATGGCAGCGCGACGCTACGGGCGGAGGAAGACGTGGCAACTGGTGGCGATCCTGATCGCCTCCGCGATCGTCTGGTTTCTCGATCCCCAGCGGCGGGGTGCGCCACCGAAGGCGAGGCCTGTGCCGAATGCCGAAGTGCCCGCAGCCCATGCGAACGGGTATGAGACCTTCACCGGTTGCCAGTGGGTGGACCATCGCCAGAATGACGGCGACAGCTTCCGGGTGAAGCTGCCGGATGGCCGGATCGAGCAATTCCGGCTCTACTATGTGGACAGCCCGGAGAGTGAATTCCGCAGCTACCGGGGAGGGGAGACCAATCGCGAGCGCATCCATGAGCAGGCGAAGGTTTTCGGAATTGATGACGAGCAGGCCGTGGAGATCGGGAAGCGGGCGAAGAAGCTGACCCATGACCTGCTTTCGCGCGGCAGTTTCACCATCCAGACCAAGTGGGAAGATCCCTTCGGCGACCGACGCTACCACGCCTTCGTCATCCCTTCTTCAGGTCCTCTTCTGGAGGAGACCTTGGTACGCGAAGGGCTCGTGCGGATCCACACGAAGGGTGCGCCGATGCCGGATGGAACGCCGGTGAAGGAGCGGCTGAAGACGCTTCGTTCCCTGGAGGATGAGGCGAAGCGGGCGAAACGCGGCGCATGGGGATTGTAA